In a single window of the Gadus macrocephalus chromosome 6, ASM3116895v1 genome:
- the LOC132459132 gene encoding uncharacterized protein LOC132459132, whose product MLKYMFELKEDSVKNMERSITILLLWCHLQGVGGQSWTVSLPQSVKGLQGSCVRIPCNFTLERGWDTDLDHACKAQWFKDFRKDPVFDSSLDGDRNLYQGDLEGNLLNRDCTTVFHNLPAFKSKLFFKINCQSSLKYKFTTAVVVDVKDAWRPVLNPKGQVEVVEGRPVMLSCSAPILCPYRPTLSWTPSLGDTQETVEDELVTSVLTFNASPLHRGQRITCSSLYKRHTGLSNASFEQYLTINFLCESKSQSPNVVVDGSIQQCSLQTTPPRILPSSGCSRIAAWVRCSCYSEGRPSPSLEWRLDGKLVSGSEDVSVSQVNLDNTTSWSALTIKALPGPTALTCHSSNAVGNTSQKLPVSHLDTQPNLTDVVLCTVKSAVMFVGLVCVVVCIIRTRKVGEETRSFNAATVKRAPPDEEESQVVFGGEGDIYINNGMQMNPEPVVEGTPVELGCSARSYCDTHPPTVTWTPALGLSTQLQQGDTVTSTLTFNASHLHHGNNVSCTAAFYIPSGNKTSDAPRNTSAVGSPCLPAREGGCLNLTCSSHANPAVSEFTWYRIHGEHILKIGSGSSLSIQLWNANNVYFCEVRNDIGTEKSNVYKIDIQTPPRILPSSACSRIAPWVRCSCDSVGRPSPSLEWRLDGKLVSGSEDVSVSQVNLENATLRSSLTMRAPAGLTALTCHSSNAAGNTSQELPVPHLDTQPTLTEQLPWIAATAVLAAGLLFATACAVRAWKMATRTRLGSDGLLNKAPPNQGNSKVFFRSGEDIYANIDTLMNTVGPREDPVGAGEEAVGLGEGAVGLGEGAVGLGEGAVGLGEGAVGLGEGAVGLGGGAVGLGEGAVGLGEGADCDVLYTTVKWKKKS is encoded by the exons ATGCTGAAGTACATGTTTG AACTGAAAGAAGATTCTGTTAAGAACATGGAGAGATCCATTACCATCCTCCTCCTATGGTGTCATCTCCAAG GCGTCGGAGGCCAGAGCTGGACCGTGTCTCTGCCCCAGAGTGTGAAGGGTCTGCAGGGTTCCTGTGTGAGGATCCCTTGCAATTTCACGCTGGAGCGCGGCTGGGATACTGACCTGGACCATGCATGTAAAGCCCAATGGTTTAAGGATTTTAGGAAAGACCCAGTGTTTGACTCCAGCCTCGACGGAGATCGAAACCTCTACCAGGGAGATCTGGAGGGGAATCTCCTGAACAGAGACTGCACAACTGTCTTCCACAACCTCCCCGCCTTCAAATCCAAGCTTTTCTTCAAAATAAATTGTCAAAGCAGTCTCAAATACAAATTCACTACTGCCGTTGTGGTCGATGTTAAAG ATGCGTGGAGACCGGTCTTGAATCCAAAAGGCCAAGTGGAGGTTGTTGAAGGCAGGCCAGTCATGCTGTCCTGCTCCGCTCCGATCCTCTGTCCGTACCGACCCACGCTGTCATGGACACCAAGCCTTGGAGACACCCAGGAGACAGTGGAAGATGAGCTTGTGACCTCTGTGTTGACCTTCAATGCCTCCCCGCTTCACCGTGGACAGAGGAtcacctgctcctccctctaCAAGCGCCACACAGGACTAAGCAACGCCTCCTTCGAACAATATTTGACCATCAACTTTTTGTGTGA GTCCAAGTCCCAGAGTCCCAATGTGGTTGTGGATGGTTCTATACAGCAATGTTCTCTACAGACCA CTCCTCCCAGGATCCTGCCCTCTTCAGGCTGCAGCAGAATTGCAGCCTGGGTGCGATGTTCCTGCTACAGCGAGGGCAGACCATCACCGTCTCTGGAGTGGCGGTTGGATGGGAAACTGGTGTCGGGTTCTGAAGACGTGTCTGTTAGCCAGGTCAACCTGGACAATACAACCTCGTGGAGCGCCCTAACAATCAAGGCCTTACCTGGGCCGACAGCCTTGACCTGCCACAGCTCCAACGCTGTTGGGAACACCAGCCAGAAGCTGCCTGTGTCCCACCTGGACACACAGCCAAACCTGACAG ACGTGGTGCTGTGCACTGTCAAATCTGCTGTGATGTTCGTGGGATTAGTGTGTGTGGTCGTCTGCATTATAAG AACCCGGAAAGTGGGGGAGGAGACGCGGTCCTTTAACGCTGCCACTGTGAAGCGAGCCCCCCCAGACGAGGAGGAGTCCCAG GTCGTCTTCGGAGGTGAGGGGGACATCTACATTAACAACGGGATGCAGATGAACCCG GAGCCGGTGGTGGAGGGGACTCCTGTGGAGCTGGGGTGCTCTGCCCGGTCCTACTGtgacacccacccccccactgtGACGTGGACCCCCGCCCTGGGGCTCAGCACCCAGCTCCAGCAGGGCGATACCGTGACCTCCACTCTGACCTTCAacgcctcccacctccaccatggAAACAATGTCTCCTGCACTGCGGCCTTCTACATACCATCTGGCAACAAAACT TCAGATGCCCCTAGGAACACCTCTGCTGTCGGCAGCCCGTGTCTTCCAGCCAGAGAGGGAGGCTGCCTCAACCTGACCTGCTCAAGTCATGCTAACCCTGCTGTCAGCGAGTTCACCTGGTACCGAATTCACGGAGAACACATCCTTAAGATCGGGAGTGGATCTTCTCTGTCCATCCAGCTGTGGAACGCCAATAACGTTTACTTCTGTGAGGTCCGGAATGACATTGGCACAGAAAAGTCTAATGTCTACAAGATCGACATTCAAA CTCCTCCCAGGATCCTGCCCTCTTCAGCCTGCAGCAGAATTGCGCCCTGGGTGCGATGTTCCTGCGACAGCGTGGGCAGACCATCACCGTCTCTGGAGTGGCGGTTGGATGGGAAACTGGTGTCGGGTTCTGAAGACGTGTCTGTTAGCCAGGTCAACCTGGAGAACGCCACGTTGAGGAGCTCCCTCACAATGAGGGCCCCTGCTGGTCTGACAGCCTTGACCTGCCACAGCTCCAACGCTGCCGGGAACACCAGCCAGGAGCTTCCTGTCCCCCACCTGGATACACAGCCAACCCTGACAG AACAACTGCCCTGGATAGCTGCTACTGCAGTTCTAGCCGCGGGTCTGCTGTTTGCAACAGCGTGTGCCGTAAG AGCTTGGAAGATGGCCACCCGGACAAGACTTGGCAGTGATGGCCTACTCAACAAAGCTCCACCCAACCAAGGGAACTCCAAG GTGTTCTTCAGAAGTGGGGAGGACATCTATGCTAACATTGATACACTGATGAACACGGTCGGACCAAGAGAGGATCCTGTTGGAGCAGGAGAAGAGGCTGTGGGACTGGGAGAAGGGGCTGTGGGACTGGGAGAAGGGGCTGTTGGACTGGGAGAAGGGGCTGTTGGACTGGGAGAAGGGGCTGTTGGACTGGGAGAAGGGGCTGTTGGACTGGGAGGAGGGGCTGTTGGACTGGGAGAAGGGGCTGTTGGACTGGGAGAAGGGGCCGACTGTGATGTCCTGTACACAACAGTGAAATGGAAGAAGAAGTCCTAG